One part of the Vicia villosa cultivar HV-30 ecotype Madison, WI linkage group LG6, Vvil1.0, whole genome shotgun sequence genome encodes these proteins:
- the LOC131609162 gene encoding uncharacterized protein LOC131609162: protein MKAVPWEYDFGTNAAVSNIVGPGGMTRSGRIFKATQSNENLAQASNQTAATPTVEGIPKDKGATDKDAEEFLALIKKSDYRVVDQLQHTQSKISLLSLLVHSEKHRDALMKILNAAHVTKDITVNQFDGMVANLTAGAFLGFSDHELPPQGKEHNKALHILIQCGKAHLSRVLIDTGSSLNVMPKATLDKIALEGLVVRPSRLVVKAFDGSQSLVFGEVDLPIVVGPHILCINFQVMEIEPAYTCLLGRPWIHAAGAVTSTLHQKIKFVDGNSIVTVNGEEDIFVSNLDSYRYIEVGEGGLETAFQALEIATAITLPVEKIRRAVTS from the coding sequence ATGAAAGCAGTTCCTTGGGAATACGATTTTGGTACCAATGCTGCCGTGTCAAACATTGTTGGGCCTGGGGGCATGACTCGTAGCGGTCGCATATTCAAAGCCACACAATCTAATGAAAACTTGGCGCAAGCCAGTAATCAAACTGCTGCAACACCAACTGTAGAAGGCATACCCAAGGATAAGGGAGCCACTGACAAGGATGCTGAGGAATTTCTAGCTCTGatcaagaaaagtgattatagGGTGGTGGATCAGTTACAACATACACAGTCTAAAATATCACTCCTCTCACTATTGGTACACTCCGAGAAGCATcgagatgccttgatgaagaTCCTGAATGCTGCCCATGTGACTAAAGACATCACCGTAAATCAGTTcgatggaatggtggctaatctaactgctggggcatttCTAGGGTTTAGTGATCATGAGTTACCTCCACAAGGAAAAGagcacaacaaagccttgcacaTCTTGATACAATGTGGGAAAGCTCATCTATCTagggttctgattgatacaggttcgtcactaaacgtgatgccaaaagctacCCTCGATAAAATAGCTTTGGAAGGCCTAGTggttagaccaagtcgtctggtggttaaaGCTTTCGATGGGTCACAAAGCCTAGTGTTCGGAGAAGTAGACCTCCCTATTGTAGTGGGTCCTCACATTttatgcatcaatttccaagtaatgGAGATTGAACCAGCTTATACTTGCTTAttagggcgtccttggattcacgcagcaGGGGCAGTTACCTCTACCCTCCATCAGAAGATAAAATTTGTGGATGGGAACTCTATAGTAACCGTCAATGGGGAGGAGGATATATTTGTTAGCAACCTGGACTCGTACCGATACATCGAGGTCGGAGAAGGGGGATTAGAAACTGCATTCCAAGCGCTAGAAATTGCAACTGCTATCACATTACCTGTAGAGAAGAtacgaagggcggtaacatcctaG